The Lentimicrobium sp. L6 genomic interval TCAAATTTAAAGTCTTGAGTTTGATGTTCGCCTTGTTCAACAAGTTTTTCGATATAGGATTTTCTGGAATTCATGGATAGCAAAAATAATAAAATTCACCCCAAGGGATTTAACTAAAATGTTAGAAAAACAAAAAAAGGATTTAGAATTTGGCTAGAACAGTTCTTCCACCCACCACTTTTTCATCGACAGAAACCAAAGGTTTGGCTGTGATAGGTAAGTATAAATCTACTCGGCTACCAAATTTGATAAAGCCAACTTCGTCGTTTTGATTTACCTCTTGTCCGACTTTGGCATAACAAACTATTCTTCGAGCTACTGCTCCGGCAATTTGTCTAAGCATAACCAATTGCTTGTTTTCATTTTCTATACAAACGGAAGTGCGTTCGTTCAATAAAGATGATTTTGGATGCCAAGCTACTAGATATTTACCAGGATGGTATTTGTAATATCTTACTTTTCCTTTGAATGGGAACCAATTGATGTGAACATTGTATGGCGACATGAAAACACTTATTTGTAGGCATTTTTCCTTAATGTATTCATCCTCAAAAACTTCTTGAATGATCACAATTTTTCCATCAGCTGGCGACATGATATGGCCATCTTTAGAAATAAATTCTCTATTTGGAACACGGAAAAAACGAACAATTAGAGTGTAGAAAATAATCGCGGCTATGCCTATAGGTACTTGGTACCACCAGATCTGGGGTCCAAAATATAACAATGCAAAAGCTAGCAATGCTACTATAAAAAATGAATTTCGTATTATGTTTTTTCCTTCTCTATGGAGTTTCATTCGATTCTACTAAGCCAGCAAATATAGTAAAAATACATAAAAAGGTATAGAAAATATAGCTGCATCAAAGCGATCTAAGATTCCACCGTGCCCAGGCATGATGTTGCCACTATCTTTAACTTTGGTTTGGCGTTTCAGCATACTTTCCACTAAATCACCCAAAGTTGCTGTTATTACGATAAATAGCGCGATAATAACCCAGATCCAAGGCGTAAATATTCCAGAGTAATAACCAATAAACCATGCAATAATCATGGTAGCAATAGCTCCTCCGATACTTCCTTCCCAAGATTTTTTTGGGGAAATGCGCTCAAATAAACGATGATTTCCAAAGCTAATTCCGCTTAAATAGGCAAAAGTATCGCTTGACCACACCAAAACGAAGAAGCTAATAAGTAATAATGGTTCGGTTTGATTTTCGCCAATCATTCCCATATTGGCAACTATATTGAATAAACCAAAGGGAATGGCAATATAGATGAGTGATAATACTTTTATACCTAAATCTTCGAATGGACTCTCGGTTCTTTGGAATAATGAACTAATGAAAAAGATGAAAGTAAGAGGAATGATAGCGTATAGCATTTTTACTTCTATCCAGCCGTTGGCATAAGAACCAATGAGTAAATAAATCAAACTACCCATGAAAATGACAGAGCTTGTTTGGATTGGACTACCTTGTTTTTTGAACATACGAGTATATTCAAAAAGAGCGATGGCATTAAAAGCAAAAAACACAATAAAAACTGCGATAGGGTGATATAGGATGCTTCCGATGATTAGTGAAGCAAATACAGCTCCTGCTAAAGTTCTTATGATTAGATTTTTCAAATTTTATTCCATTAAATCGTCAATAAAAAATACGAAAAGCTCTTTTGGCCCATGGGCTCCCATAACCAAGGTTTTCTCAATATCAGCCGTTCTACTGGCTCCAGTTACCATGGTCATCATCGATGGCAAAACGCCATTATAACGCTCGCGCATGCCAATAATCGCATCACTAGTTTCAGGAACTAATTGAGAAGCATAGGCCACAATTAGATGAACCTCTGGCCAGCTGTATAATTTACGGCCAGAACTTAATGAGGAGGACATTAAAGCAGAACCAAATCGGGCGATTAGGAATTCGCATTCTGTGAGTCCCGATTTGCAATCTTTTAGATCTTCATCTTTTGAAAGATATTCTATTTTTGCTAGATCTAGGTGCTTTCTTAAATCTTGATGTTTACAAAATAGAGGACCAATATTCTCTTCTTTTAGTAATAAGGAGAGGATATCGGTCAGTTCTTTTTCATTTTCACAAAAGATGAATTTCCCACCTAATGCAGATAATTCTTGAGCAAATTGTAGATCGATGGATTCTTCGAGAGGCTTCATGATAGGCTTCTCCAAATTTACTGATACATAAGGATTGTCTAATTTGGTCATTAAACCATTTCTAACTTCCTTTAGAATCTTTTCCCTTGAGGTAATCTCGTCCATCTTTATAAACTTAAATCTCTATACTTTTTCTTCTTTAGGCTCTTCAACTTTAGCCTCAACAGTTTCTTCTTTTACTGCTTCAGTAGTGGATTCATTTTCGTTTCCTCTGTTAATCATGAGATGATCTTTACCTTCATCCCAAGAGCGAGAACCGAAAATTTTCTCCAAATCTTCACGGAAAATAACTTCTTTTTCCATTAATACATTGGCTAGCATGCTAAGCTTGTCTTTGTTTTTATCTAAAAGATCTAAAGCTCTTTTATAAGCCTCCTCTATTAATTTACTAACTTCAAAATCAATGACCTGAGCTGTTTTTTCACTATAAGGCTTCTGGAATTGATATTCTTGTTGTCCTGAAGAATCATAATAAGATATGTTTCCAAGCTTATCATTCAATCCAAAGAATGCCACCATATTAAAGGCTTGTTTGCTTACTTTCTCCAAATCGTTTAAAGCACCAGTAGAAATTTTATTGAAGATGACTTGTTCAGCAGCACGGCCTCCTAATGTGGCACACATCTCGTCCATCATCTGTTCTTTAGTTGTGATTTGTCGTTCTTCTGGAACATACCATGCAGCGCCTAAAGCTTTACCGCGAGGGACAATAGTGACTTTTACTAATGGGTGAGCGTGTTCCAATAACCAACTTACAGTAGCATGACCAGATTCGTGATAAGCAATCACTTCTTTTTCCTGTTTGTTGATGATTTTGCTTCTTTTCTCCAACCCACCAATTATTCTATCAATAGCATCGAAGAAATCTTGCTTTTCTATTTGTTTCTTATCTTGTCGAGCAGCAATTAATGCAGCTTCATTACAAACATTGGCAATATCAGCACCTGAAAAACCAGGGGTTTGTTTGGCTAACATCTCAATATCCACATGAGAACCAATTTTTAAAGGTTTGGTATGAACTTCAAAAATAGCTCTTCTTTCTTCTAGTTCTGGAAGTTCCACATGGATTTGTCTATCAAAACGACCTGCTCTTAATAAGGCAGTGTCTAAAATGTCGGCTCTATTGGTGGCGGCTAAAATGATAACTCCAGCATTACTACCAAAACCATCCATCTCTGTTAAAAGCTGATTTAATGTATTTTCCCTTTCGTCGTTGGCTCCAGTCATGGCATTTTTTCCTCTAGCTCTACCAATAGCATCAATCTCATCAATGAAAATGATACAGGGTGCTTTTTCTTTGGCTTGCTTGAAGAGGTCACGAACTCTAGAAGCTCCCACACCTACAAACATCTCTACAAAATCAGAACCTGAAAGAGAGAAAAACGGTACTTTAGCTTCACCAGCGACGGCTTTGGCTAACAGTGTTTTACCAGTACCTGGGGGGCCAACAAGTAGCGCTCCTTTTGGAATTTTACCTCCAAGTTCAGTGTATTTTTTGGGTTTCTTGAGGAAGTCTACAATTTCCATTACTTCTACTTTTGCTTCTTTTAAACCAGCAACATCTTTAAAGTTAACGGATACAGAACTTTCTTTATCAAAGAGCTGAGCTTTTGATTTGCCAATATTGAAAATTTGGCCTCCTCCAGCACCGCCTTTGCTCATCATTCGCATAATAAAGAACCAAACCCCAACGAGTAAGAGGATAGGAAAGACCCATCCGAAAATATCTTTACCCCAATCTTGACGGGTTTCGTTTCGAATAAAAATCGGTTCAGGGGAATTTTTTTGAGCTTCCTGAACTCTTTTTTCAAAAGATTCTATGCTGCCAATCTGATAAGAAAAATCAGGCTTTTTGGTTAATGAGCCCCCTTCAGTTTTGATATCGTAATTAGATTTCTTATCTGCTTTTACATATATCTCTGCGATTTCTTTATTGACAAGAATGATTTTTTCAACATCTCCATTGTTGAGCATGGTCTTTACCTGACCCCAATCCGTTTCTTTAGAGATGGTATCATTTCCAAAGAAAGTTAAAGCTATAAAAATGACGGCCATAATACCGTAAATCCAATAAAAACTGAATTTCGGTTTCCCTGGCTTCCCTCCTGGGTTTAGTGGGTTTTTGGATTGATTCTTCGGGTTTGTATTATTATTGTTATCTGCCATTCTGTCTAGGTTATTTTGTCATACTTTCTTGTACAGTAGTTATCTCGGCATCAGCCCACAAACCTTCTAGATTGTAAAATCTACGGCTTGTTTCTTGAAATACATGAACCACAACGTCCACATAGTCCATTAATATCCACTCAGCAGCTTGTGCGCCTTCTACATGTAATGGTCTGTCGTTCAGTTGTTTTTTTGCTTCCATTCCCACTGATTCTGCTATGGCTTCTACTTGAGTGTTTGAGCTTCCATGGCATACCACAAAGAAGTCACAAATTGCTGTAGGTATACTTCTTAAGTCAATAGTGGTTATTTCTTGTGCTTTTCTCTCTTGCATTCCGTCAACAACTGCCTTAACTAGTTGTTCTGATGTATGATTCTGAATAAATTTTATCATTAAAAAATGTCTTTATAGTGCAAAAATAACCAATTTGATGGTTATTTATATAATTTATATCCCACTAACACAAAATCAGAGCCAAAGATTACGGTATCACTAAAATTTAACAGTTTTTTATTACATGTTGGATAGCTGTTTTATTGCTATTGCTGCTAGCACCCTTAGAATCATGATGAAGTCTAAACATTCGTATCGTTTTTGTGGAATCATTTTTACCCAAAATCTAGTTAAATCTTCTTAAATAGAGCAGATTGGAGATTTTTTACTTATTTAAAACTAATCTAAATTAAAACTTATTTGTAAATTTGCTCCATAATTTATCGCTAGATAACAACAAGTTTAGAATTTAAAAGGGTTTGAATTAAACGGATTAAAATGACAAATAAAAAATACAGCATTAAGCATACGCCTAAAGAAACTTTAGAGAACTGGTATTATTTAATGTATTTAGGCAGAAAATTAGATGAAAAAGCGCCAAATTATTTAAAACAAGCATTGGGATGGTCATATCATGCACCATATGCGGGGCACGATGGAATTCAGTTGGCTATTGGTCAAATATTTGAAAAGAATAAAGATTACCTCTTTCCTTATTACAGAGATATGTTAACGGCTATTTCAGCTGGGATGACGGAAACAGAAATTATCTTAAATGGTATTTCTAAAGCTGATGATCCTTCATCAGGTGGTCGTCACATGTCCAACCACTTTGCCAAGCCAGAGTGGAATATAGAAAATGTTTCTTCCTGTACTGGTAACCATACTTTGCATGCAGTTGGAGTTGCTCGTGCCATTAAAACTTATGGCGAAAAAGCAGTAGCTATTAGTTCTCAAGGAGAAAGCTCTGTTTCTGAGGGTTATGTTTATGAGGCCATTACTGGTGCCGATAGAGAGCAATTGCCTGTTATTTTTGTTATTCAAGATAATGGATATGGAATTTCTGTACCTAAGAAAGACCAAACAGCCAATAGAAAAGTAATAGATAATTTCAGTGGCTATAAGAATCTTCATCTTATTCATTGTAATGGTAAGGACGTTTTTGATTCCATGAACGCTATGCATGAAGCCAAGCAACATGCTTTAGAAACAGGAAACCCTGTGCTTCTTCATGCAAATTGTGTGAGAATGGGCTCGCATTCTAATTCTGATGATCATCTATTGTATAGAGATGAGCAAGAAAGAAATTATGTAAAGGAATACGATCCTTTGGCGAAATATCGTAGAATGCTAACTCGTTATAAAAGGTTTACAGAAGAAGAGTTAGCCGCCATTGAAGAAAAAGCAATTAAAGCAGTTAAGAAAGCTCATAAAATTGCCATCACAGCAAAAGATCCAAGTCCAGATTCAATCCATGATTTTGTGACTCCAGAACCGGTGGTAAGTATAAAATATCCAGAGGGTCTGCATACTCAAAACTCTGGCAAAAAAATTAAACTTATTACCGCTTTAAATGAAACCTTAAAATCGGAATTCCGTCGTAATCCAGATACTTATATATGGGGTCAAGATATGGCCAATAAGGATAAGGGAGGAATTTTCAATGTCTCTAAAGGTTTACAGCAGGAATTTGGAGTAAAAAGAGTTTTTAATGCACCAATCGCTGAAGATTTTATTGTAGGTACAGCAAATGGGATGAGTCGTTATAATGATGATATAAGAATCGTTGTAGAAGGAGCTGAATTTGCAGATTATTTTTGGCCAGCTATGGAGCAATTGGTAGAGTCTTCCCATGATTATTATCGTTCAAATGGTAAGTTTGTTCCTAATGTGACCATCAGGTTAGCTTCGGGTGGATATATTGGAGGTGGATTATATCATTCTCAAAATATTGAAGGAACTTTGACTACCTTCCCGGGGATTAGAGTGGTTTATCCTGCTTTTGCAGATGATGCTGCTGGTTTACTAAGAACTTCAATACGTTCCAAAGGAATTACTCTTTTCCTAGAGCCTAAAGCATTATATAATGATCCAAAAGCAGAGGCTTATTGCCCAGATGATTTTGAAGTTCCTTTTGGAAAATGCAGAATCAGAAGAGAAGGTACAGATATGACCATCATTACTTATGGAAATACTTTGCCAATGAGTTTAGAAGTGGCTGAAACTTTGCAAAAAGAGGATGGTGCTAATGTGGAAGTATTAGATTTACGTTCCTTATTGCCTTTAGATAAAGAAGGTATTTTGAAGAGTGTAAAGAAAACAAACAGAGTTTTGGTGGTACATGAAGACAAAGTTTTTGGTGGATTTGGAGGAGAAGTTGCTGCTCAAATTTCAGCTGATGCTTTTGAGTTTTTAGATGCACCAGTAAAACGAATTGGAGCAGAGTTTACACCCGTAGGTTTTAATAGGATTCTTGAAAACGCCATTCTTCCCAATGCTAAAAGAATTTTAGATGCCTCGAGAGAATTATTAAATTACTAAATTTGGAGATAGAGATATGAATAAGATAGGATTATTTTATAGTTTTAATACTAAGAACACAAGTACCGCTGCGGAAATTATTCTTAATGCCTTTGGCGAAAAAGCAATTGAAGCTGTTAATGTTGAGGAAGCTACCGAAGATGATTTTGATAAATTCAGTCATTTTATCTTAGGAGTGCCAACCTGGTGGGATGGAGAATTACCTAATTATTGGGATGAATTCTTGCCTAGCGTTGAGGAAAACTCGTTGGAAGGAAAAACTTTTGCTATTTATGGAGCTGGAGACCAAAAAGGATATCCTGATAACTTTGTAGATGCCATTGGTGTTATGGCCGATTTTCTTGAAGTAAGAGGAGGAAGGGTTATTGGTTTTACTCCAAATGAAGGCTATATATTTGATCAGTCTCAGGCTTTAAGAGATGGTGTTTTTGTTGGTTTGCCATTGGATTTTGAAAACCAAGCAGGCAATGTTCAGGCTAGTGTGGAGGCTTGGGTGAAGCAGTTAAAGAAAGAATTTTAATCATATTAAAAACAATATAAAATGGATCAAATTAAGAAATTATTATTTGCATTAATGATGGTCATGTTTGTAGCTCCCGTTTGGAGTCAATCAATTGATGACATTATAGAAATAGAAAGATCAGTATTGAAAACTGAGAAAAAAGCTGCCGTAGCAGCCAATATGGTTTTTACTGATGCTGAAGCTGCTGTTTTTTGGCCGCTTTATGAAGAGTTTTCAGCTGAAGAGTATAAATTGCAAACAGAGCGCATCAAAATCATTAAGGATTATGCCGAAAACTATAGTAACTTAGATGATGTGAAGGCGAATGAATTAATGACTAGAAACATCAAGCTAAAACAAGCTGTAAGTAAATTAGAAATGAAGTATTATAAGAAGTTTAAGAAAGTAATATCTCCTTCTAAAGCTACTCGCTTCTTCCAAATTGACAATAAAATAAATGCTTTAATAAATGCTGAGCTGGCATTAGAAATTCCTTTAGTGGAAACTAAATAAAGGGTTTTAAAATAATTTTAGAAAGCAATATGGCTCAGGCTGTATTGCTTTTTTTTATTTAGCTAAGATTATATATTTGCAAAAAAAAGAATATGGCTCGCAAGAAACTAGAACAGTTTGCTGAAAATGCAGAAAATCCATTATTTTTTCAACCTTATTGGCATGAGGTGATAGCAGGAATTCCATTAAAGGGAAAGTGGAGAGCCGGTTTTTTCAAGAATGATCATCCCGTTGTTTTAGAATTGGGTTGTGGTAAAGGGGAGTACACTGTGGGTTTAGCTCAAAAATATCCCAATAAGAATTTTATTGGTGTAGATTTAAAAGGAGCCAGAATGTGGCGAGGCGCAACGGATGCACGAGAAGCAGGCTTGGGTAATGTGGCTTTTATCAGAACTAAAATTGAGCAAATTCTACATTTTTTTGGTCCCAATGAAGTAGATGAGATTTGGCTAACCTTTTCTGATCCGCAACCAAAATACGAAAGAAGAAGACTCTCGTCTCCTCGTTTTCTGAATCTCTACCGTCAGATCTTAAAGCCCAATGGTATCATTCATATTAAAACAGATAGCAGAGAATTATTTGACTATTCTATGGAGGTGATTAACTATTTTAAACTTCCTCTAGAATTTCATTCTTACGATTTATATCAGTCGGATTATGATGGTGATGCACCAAAAATTCAGACATTCTATGAGAAGCAGTATTTAGCA includes:
- a CDS encoding phosphatidylserine decarboxylase family protein, with amino-acid sequence MKLHREGKNIIRNSFFIVALLAFALLYFGPQIWWYQVPIGIAAIIFYTLIVRFFRVPNREFISKDGHIMSPADGKIVIIQEVFEDEYIKEKCLQISVFMSPYNVHINWFPFKGKVRYYKYHPGKYLVAWHPKSSLLNERTSVCIENENKQLVMLRQIAGAVARRIVCYAKVGQEVNQNDEVGFIKFGSRVDLYLPITAKPLVSVDEKVVGGRTVLAKF
- a CDS encoding phosphatidate cytidylyltransferase encodes the protein MKNLIIRTLAGAVFASLIIGSILYHPIAVFIVFFAFNAIALFEYTRMFKKQGSPIQTSSVIFMGSLIYLLIGSYANGWIEVKMLYAIIPLTFIFFISSLFQRTESPFEDLGIKVLSLIYIAIPFGLFNIVANMGMIGENQTEPLLLISFFVLVWSSDTFAYLSGISFGNHRLFERISPKKSWEGSIGGAIATMIIAWFIGYYSGIFTPWIWVIIALFIVITATLGDLVESMLKRQTKVKDSGNIMPGHGGILDRFDAAIFSIPFYVFLLYLLA
- a CDS encoding LUD domain-containing protein; this translates as MDEITSREKILKEVRNGLMTKLDNPYVSVNLEKPIMKPLEESIDLQFAQELSALGGKFIFCENEKELTDILSLLLKEENIGPLFCKHQDLRKHLDLAKIEYLSKDEDLKDCKSGLTECEFLIARFGSALMSSSLSSGRKLYSWPEVHLIVAYASQLVPETSDAIIGMRERYNGVLPSMMTMVTGASRTADIEKTLVMGAHGPKELFVFFIDDLME
- the ftsH gene encoding ATP-dependent zinc metalloprotease FtsH, with translation MADNNNNTNPKNQSKNPLNPGGKPGKPKFSFYWIYGIMAVIFIALTFFGNDTISKETDWGQVKTMLNNGDVEKIILVNKEIAEIYVKADKKSNYDIKTEGGSLTKKPDFSYQIGSIESFEKRVQEAQKNSPEPIFIRNETRQDWGKDIFGWVFPILLLVGVWFFIMRMMSKGGAGGGQIFNIGKSKAQLFDKESSVSVNFKDVAGLKEAKVEVMEIVDFLKKPKKYTELGGKIPKGALLVGPPGTGKTLLAKAVAGEAKVPFFSLSGSDFVEMFVGVGASRVRDLFKQAKEKAPCIIFIDEIDAIGRARGKNAMTGANDERENTLNQLLTEMDGFGSNAGVIILAATNRADILDTALLRAGRFDRQIHVELPELEERRAIFEVHTKPLKIGSHVDIEMLAKQTPGFSGADIANVCNEAALIAARQDKKQIEKQDFFDAIDRIIGGLEKRSKIINKQEKEVIAYHESGHATVSWLLEHAHPLVKVTIVPRGKALGAAWYVPEERQITTKEQMMDEMCATLGGRAAEQVIFNKISTGALNDLEKVSKQAFNMVAFFGLNDKLGNISYYDSSGQQEYQFQKPYSEKTAQVIDFEVSKLIEEAYKRALDLLDKNKDKLSMLANVLMEKEVIFREDLEKIFGSRSWDEGKDHLMINRGNENESTTEAVKEETVEAKVEEPKEEKV
- the rsfS gene encoding ribosome silencing factor — encoded protein: MIKFIQNHTSEQLVKAVVDGMQERKAQEITTIDLRSIPTAICDFFVVCHGSSNTQVEAIAESVGMEAKKQLNDRPLHVEGAQAAEWILMDYVDVVVHVFQETSRRFYNLEGLWADAEITTVQESMTK
- a CDS encoding thiamine pyrophosphate-dependent enzyme; this translates as MTNKKYSIKHTPKETLENWYYLMYLGRKLDEKAPNYLKQALGWSYHAPYAGHDGIQLAIGQIFEKNKDYLFPYYRDMLTAISAGMTETEIILNGISKADDPSSGGRHMSNHFAKPEWNIENVSSCTGNHTLHAVGVARAIKTYGEKAVAISSQGESSVSEGYVYEAITGADREQLPVIFVIQDNGYGISVPKKDQTANRKVIDNFSGYKNLHLIHCNGKDVFDSMNAMHEAKQHALETGNPVLLHANCVRMGSHSNSDDHLLYRDEQERNYVKEYDPLAKYRRMLTRYKRFTEEELAAIEEKAIKAVKKAHKIAITAKDPSPDSIHDFVTPEPVVSIKYPEGLHTQNSGKKIKLITALNETLKSEFRRNPDTYIWGQDMANKDKGGIFNVSKGLQQEFGVKRVFNAPIAEDFIVGTANGMSRYNDDIRIVVEGAEFADYFWPAMEQLVESSHDYYRSNGKFVPNVTIRLASGGYIGGGLYHSQNIEGTLTTFPGIRVVYPAFADDAAGLLRTSIRSKGITLFLEPKALYNDPKAEAYCPDDFEVPFGKCRIRREGTDMTIITYGNTLPMSLEVAETLQKEDGANVEVLDLRSLLPLDKEGILKSVKKTNRVLVVHEDKVFGGFGGEVAAQISADAFEFLDAPVKRIGAEFTPVGFNRILENAILPNAKRILDASRELLNY
- a CDS encoding flavodoxin; this translates as MNKIGLFYSFNTKNTSTAAEIILNAFGEKAIEAVNVEEATEDDFDKFSHFILGVPTWWDGELPNYWDEFLPSVEENSLEGKTFAIYGAGDQKGYPDNFVDAIGVMADFLEVRGGRVIGFTPNEGYIFDQSQALRDGVFVGLPLDFENQAGNVQASVEAWVKQLKKEF
- the trmB gene encoding tRNA (guanosine(46)-N7)-methyltransferase TrmB gives rise to the protein MARKKLEQFAENAENPLFFQPYWHEVIAGIPLKGKWRAGFFKNDHPVVLELGCGKGEYTVGLAQKYPNKNFIGVDLKGARMWRGATDAREAGLGNVAFIRTKIEQILHFFGPNEVDEIWLTFSDPQPKYERRRLSSPRFLNLYRQILKPNGIIHIKTDSRELFDYSMEVINYFKLPLEFHSYDLYQSDYDGDAPKIQTFYEKQYLAKGIPINYALYSLNEAYNSNELDKLPSDE